A part of Micromonospora chersina genomic DNA contains:
- a CDS encoding DUF4032 domain-containing protein: MRITSALVDPALLDLPWSTPLEEWPAEHLVALPQGISRHIVRFVRLGGYVYAVKETGERVAEREYDLLRALERIDFPSVEAIAIVADRQTDDGEPLDPVLITRHLQFSLPYRALFSNTLRPETMNRLLDALAALIVRMHLTGFFWGDCSLSNTLFRRDAGAFAAYLVDAETGALHPSLSNGQRSEDLEIARVNIFGEALDLQAAGLLHESIDPEVVCEEVVRRYERLWHEITYEQQVEREARHDIEGRIRRLNELGFDVAEVAMSTVDNGRYLVRPKVVDAGYHTRRLLRLTGLDAEENQARKLLNDLDAYRVESDLTDEQQAAHRWLTEVFEPVVRAVPAHLRRKLEPQELFAQIIEHKWLLSERAGRDVGMRQAVQSYLADVLVHRPDEQAVLGVEVPAAG; encoded by the coding sequence GTGCGGATCACCTCGGCCCTCGTCGACCCGGCGCTGCTCGACCTTCCCTGGTCGACCCCGCTGGAGGAGTGGCCTGCCGAACACCTGGTCGCGCTGCCGCAGGGCATCTCGCGGCACATCGTGCGGTTCGTCCGGCTCGGCGGCTACGTCTACGCCGTGAAGGAGACCGGCGAGCGGGTCGCGGAACGGGAGTACGACCTGCTCCGGGCGCTGGAGCGGATCGACTTCCCGTCCGTCGAGGCGATCGCGATCGTGGCCGACCGGCAGACCGACGACGGCGAGCCGCTCGACCCGGTGCTGATCACCCGGCACCTCCAGTTCTCGCTGCCGTACCGGGCGCTGTTCTCCAACACGTTGCGCCCGGAGACGATGAACCGGCTGCTGGACGCGCTGGCCGCGCTGATCGTGCGGATGCACCTGACCGGTTTCTTCTGGGGCGACTGCTCGCTGTCGAACACGCTGTTCCGGCGGGACGCGGGCGCCTTCGCCGCCTACCTGGTGGATGCCGAGACCGGCGCGCTGCACCCGTCGCTCTCCAACGGCCAGCGCAGCGAGGACCTGGAGATCGCCCGGGTCAACATCTTCGGCGAGGCGCTCGACCTCCAGGCCGCCGGCCTGCTGCACGAGTCGATCGACCCCGAGGTGGTGTGCGAGGAGGTCGTGCGGCGCTACGAGCGGCTCTGGCACGAGATCACCTACGAGCAGCAGGTCGAGCGGGAGGCCCGGCACGACATCGAGGGCCGGATCCGCCGCCTCAACGAACTGGGCTTCGACGTCGCCGAGGTGGCCATGTCGACGGTCGACAACGGGCGATACCTGGTCCGGCCCAAGGTGGTCGACGCCGGCTACCACACCCGGCGGCTGCTCCGGCTCACCGGTCTGGACGCCGAGGAGAACCAGGCGCGCAAGCTCCTCAACGACCTGGACGCGTACCGGGTGGAGAGCGACCTGACCGACGAGCAGCAGGCCGCGCACCGCTGGCTCACCGAGGTGTTCGAGCCGGTGGTCCGGGCGGTGCCGGCGCACCTGCGCCGCAAGCTGGAGCCGCAGGAGCTGTTCGCCCAGATCATCGAGCACAAGTGGCTGCTCTCGGAGCGGGCCGGCCGGGACGTCGGCATGCGCCAGGCGGTGCAGTCGTACCTGGCCGACGTGCTGGTGCACCGCCCGGACGAGCAGGCGGTGCTCGGCGTCGAGGTGCCGGCAGCCGGCTGA
- a CDS encoding SIS domain-containing protein — MAYVHAEIASQPDCWREAARLAPTVADRLPRPGERVAVVGCGTSWFMAAAYAGLRERAGQGETDAFQASEFPTGRRYDRLIAITRSGTTTEVLDLLAALRGQVPTTVLVGDPASPAVELADAAVPLPFADERSVVQTRFATTALALLRAHLGEDLGRLAADAEVAVRAPLPIDPATIEQVTFLGRGWTVGLAQEAALKCREAATFWAEAYPAMDYRHGPISIAAPGRLVWAFGGIPEGLPEDVAATGAAFVHSRTHGCHTVLTSWAAGRNPVDPMADLILAQRFAVALATSRGLDPDAPRHLTRSVVLA, encoded by the coding sequence ATGGCGTACGTGCACGCGGAGATCGCGAGCCAGCCCGACTGCTGGCGGGAGGCGGCGCGACTCGCCCCGACCGTCGCCGACCGCCTGCCGCGCCCCGGCGAGCGGGTCGCCGTCGTCGGGTGCGGCACGTCGTGGTTCATGGCGGCCGCGTACGCCGGGCTGCGCGAGCGCGCCGGCCAGGGCGAGACCGACGCCTTCCAGGCCAGCGAGTTCCCCACCGGCCGCCGCTACGACCGGCTCATCGCCATCACCCGCTCCGGCACCACCACCGAGGTGCTGGACCTGCTCGCCGCACTGCGCGGGCAGGTGCCCACCACGGTCCTGGTGGGTGACCCCGCCTCGCCGGCCGTCGAACTGGCCGACGCGGCGGTGCCCCTGCCCTTCGCCGACGAACGCTCGGTGGTGCAGACCCGCTTCGCCACCACCGCGCTCGCGCTGCTCCGCGCCCACCTCGGCGAGGACCTGGGCCGGCTGGCCGCCGACGCCGAGGTCGCCGTCCGGGCCCCGCTGCCGATCGACCCGGCCACCATCGAGCAGGTCACCTTCCTCGGCCGCGGCTGGACCGTCGGGCTGGCCCAGGAGGCCGCGCTGAAGTGCCGCGAGGCGGCCACCTTCTGGGCCGAGGCGTACCCGGCCATGGACTACCGGCACGGCCCCATCTCGATCGCCGCCCCGGGCCGGCTGGTCTGGGCGTTCGGCGGGATCCCGGAGGGGTTGCCCGAGGACGTCGCCGCCACCGGCGCGGCCTTCGTGCACAGCCGGACGCACGGCTGCCACACCGTGCTGACCAGCTGGGCGGCCGGGCGCAACCCGGTCGACCCGATGGCGGACCTGATCCTCGCCCAGCGCTTCGCCGTCGCGCTGGCCACCAGCCGCGGCCTCGACCCCGACGCTCCTCGCCACCTGACCCGGTCCGTGGTGCTCGCATGA
- a CDS encoding ATP-binding cassette domain-containing protein — translation MRVEAGQVHGFLGPNGSGKTTTLRTLLGLIRPNGGRMAILGQELPQALPAVAGQVGAIVESPQFFPHFSARDTLGLLAQAGELPRQRVDEVLELVGLRDRAGERVKTYSLGMKQRLAVASALLKNPKLLILDEPANGLDPGGIREMRGLMRDLAAAGMTVVLSSHILGEIQLICDSVTIISLGRRVAFGPVDEVLAAHSQGAVRVRLEAVTDLPQAAETLTRAGIRVTAEPDHLMLAGVDKPAAVSRVLAEQGLYVSELTPVAVDLESVFLELTATAPVPGQHRQVDQSMKVGEPGSGATTGGWGA, via the coding sequence ATGCGGGTCGAGGCCGGCCAGGTGCACGGCTTCCTCGGCCCGAACGGCTCGGGCAAGACCACCACCCTGCGCACGCTGCTCGGGCTCATCCGGCCCAACGGCGGCCGGATGGCCATCCTGGGCCAGGAGCTGCCGCAGGCGCTGCCCGCGGTCGCCGGCCAGGTCGGGGCCATCGTGGAGAGCCCGCAGTTCTTCCCGCACTTCTCCGCCCGGGACACCCTCGGCCTGCTCGCGCAGGCCGGTGAGCTGCCCCGGCAGCGGGTCGACGAGGTGCTGGAGCTGGTGGGGCTGCGCGACCGGGCCGGGGAGCGGGTGAAGACCTACTCGCTCGGCATGAAGCAGCGGCTCGCGGTCGCCTCCGCGCTGCTCAAGAACCCGAAGCTGCTGATCCTGGACGAGCCGGCCAACGGCCTCGACCCGGGCGGCATCCGGGAGATGCGCGGGCTCATGCGCGACCTCGCCGCCGCCGGGATGACAGTGGTGCTCTCCAGCCACATCCTCGGCGAGATCCAGCTCATCTGCGACTCGGTCACCATCATCTCGCTGGGCCGGCGGGTCGCGTTCGGGCCGGTCGACGAGGTGCTCGCCGCCCACTCGCAGGGTGCCGTGCGGGTCCGCCTGGAGGCGGTCACCGACCTGCCGCAGGCCGCCGAGACCCTGACCCGGGCCGGGATCCGGGTCACCGCCGAGCCCGACCACCTGATGCTCGCCGGGGTCGACAAGCCGGCCGCGGTCAGCCGGGTCCTCGCCGAGCAGGGCCTCTACGTCAGCGAGCTGACCCCCGTCGCGGTCGACCTGGAGAGCGTCTTCCTCGAACTGACCGCCACCGCGCCGGTTCCCGGCCAGCACCGGCAGGTCGACCAGTCCATGAAGGTCGGTGAGCCGGGCAGCGGCGCCACCACGGGAGGTTGGGGCGCATGA
- a CDS encoding ABC transporter permease subunit — MSLYVTELRRLGKRRVTRLLLVLLLLGLAAVATAFSFSSHQLSKETVAAAQAESDAQYQRAVEDWKKSVADCDAAKARGDQNTEDRYGPNCGRDWQPQPEMFDPKWNLPYQFDFRAEFPMFIAVFAGAVALFAFIVGASYVGAEWSTGGMMNLLLWRPKRLAVLGTKLAALLTTVLGVSLVLGSFWTLAFWLIGRYRGTTAKVTAGVWRSIGLDGLRAVGLILLVGAVAFALASLGRHTAMALGAAVAIFAISEIGIRIAVNVLSVPFGDRYVLSTYAQSWFMKQAELFDYDTCQFAKGACEPAKLVITWQQSALVFGVGAAAVLIGAFWSMRRRDIS, encoded by the coding sequence ATGAGCCTGTACGTCACCGAACTGCGCCGGCTCGGCAAGCGCCGGGTCACCCGGCTGCTGCTCGTCCTGCTGCTGCTCGGGCTGGCCGCGGTGGCCACCGCGTTCAGCTTCTCCAGTCACCAGCTCTCCAAGGAGACGGTGGCGGCCGCCCAGGCCGAGTCCGACGCCCAGTACCAGCGGGCGGTGGAGGACTGGAAGAAGTCGGTCGCCGACTGCGACGCCGCCAAGGCCCGCGGCGACCAGAACACCGAGGACCGGTACGGCCCGAACTGCGGCCGGGACTGGCAGCCGCAGCCGGAGATGTTCGACCCGAAGTGGAACCTGCCCTACCAGTTCGACTTCCGGGCCGAGTTCCCCATGTTCATCGCCGTCTTCGCCGGGGCGGTGGCGCTCTTCGCGTTCATCGTCGGCGCCTCCTACGTGGGCGCCGAGTGGAGCACCGGCGGGATGATGAACCTGCTGCTCTGGCGGCCGAAACGGCTCGCCGTGCTGGGCACCAAGCTGGCCGCGCTGCTCACCACCGTGCTCGGGGTGAGCCTGGTGCTCGGCTCCTTCTGGACCCTCGCCTTCTGGCTCATCGGCCGCTACCGGGGGACCACCGCCAAGGTGACCGCCGGGGTGTGGCGTTCCATCGGCCTGGACGGGCTGCGGGCGGTCGGCCTCATCCTGCTGGTCGGCGCGGTCGCCTTCGCGCTCGCCTCGCTGGGGCGGCACACCGCGATGGCGCTCGGCGCGGCCGTGGCGATCTTCGCGATCAGCGAGATCGGCATCCGGATCGCGGTGAACGTGCTCTCCGTCCCGTTCGGCGACCGGTACGTGCTCTCCACGTACGCCCAGTCCTGGTTCATGAAGCAGGCGGAACTGTTCGACTACGACACCTGCCAGTTCGCCAAGGGCGCGTGCGAACCGGCAAAGCTCGTGATCACCTGGCAGCAGTCGGCCCTGGTCTTCGGGGTGGGCGCCGCCGCGGTGCTGATCGGCGCGTTCTGGTCGATGCGCCGGCGCGACATCTCCTGA
- a CDS encoding ROK family protein — protein MTPGDEVVVALDVGGTGMKCALVRPDGATVHAERHATDAARGPEAVVGTILDVAEGLAGKARADGLTPVACGIAVPGVVDEARGVAVWSANVGFRDVPLRDLARERLGLPTALGHDVRVGGLAEARLGAGRDAGHVLFVAIGTGIAAAHVVDGWAAVGAHGAAGEIGHILVRPDGPPCGCGRPGCLEAVASASAIGRRYAELSGAPATAAEVADRAAAGEPLAGRVWREAVEALADGLATGQALFDVATIVIGGGLAQAGPRLFDPLRTALRERLTFHREPRLVAAALGDEAGCLGAALLALDTLAKESR, from the coding sequence ATGACGCCAGGCGACGAGGTCGTCGTCGCGCTGGACGTGGGCGGCACCGGGATGAAGTGCGCCCTGGTCCGGCCGGACGGCGCCACCGTCCACGCGGAGCGGCACGCCACCGACGCGGCGCGCGGCCCCGAGGCGGTGGTGGGCACGATCCTCGACGTGGCCGAAGGGCTGGCCGGCAAGGCCCGCGCCGACGGCCTCACCCCGGTGGCGTGCGGCATCGCCGTGCCCGGGGTGGTCGACGAGGCCCGCGGCGTCGCGGTCTGGTCGGCGAACGTGGGCTTCCGGGACGTACCCCTGCGGGACCTGGCGCGGGAGCGGCTCGGCCTGCCCACGGCGCTCGGCCACGACGTGCGGGTGGGCGGCCTGGCCGAGGCCCGGCTCGGCGCCGGGCGGGACGCCGGCCACGTGCTCTTCGTCGCGATCGGCACCGGCATCGCCGCCGCCCACGTGGTCGACGGGTGGGCCGCCGTCGGCGCGCACGGCGCCGCCGGGGAGATCGGGCACATCCTGGTACGCCCAGACGGCCCGCCCTGCGGCTGCGGCCGCCCCGGCTGCCTGGAGGCGGTGGCGTCGGCCTCGGCCATCGGCCGCCGCTACGCCGAGCTGTCCGGCGCCCCGGCCACCGCCGCCGAGGTGGCCGACCGGGCGGCGGCCGGCGAGCCGCTGGCCGGCCGCGTCTGGCGGGAGGCGGTCGAGGCGCTGGCCGACGGCCTGGCCACCGGGCAGGCGCTCTTCGACGTGGCGACCATCGTGATCGGCGGCGGGCTGGCCCAGGCCGGTCCCCGGCTGTTCGACCCGCTGCGCACGGCGCTGCGCGAGCGGCTGACCTTCCACCGGGAGCCGCGCCTGGTCGCCGCGGCCCTCGGCGACGAGGCCGGCTGCCTCGGCGCCGCCCTGCTGGCCCTGGACACCCTGGCGAAGGAGAGCCGATGA
- a CDS encoding DeoR/GlpR family DNA-binding transcription regulator, translating to MDRYARWNALLEMLTDSGRVSVEEAAERLDVSQATIRRDFDQLAQQQMITRTRGGAVANGVSYDLPLRYKTAKHSAEKQRIGAAAAALVSPGTVVGLNGGTTSTEVARALAVRPDLNTSAEGAQLTVVTNALNIANELLVRSRMKVVVAGGVVRPKSFELVGPLGGALLREVTLDVALLGVDAIDPQLGAAAHHEGEAAMNSLMVARAKRVVVIADSSKLGGHAFARICPVDRIETLVTDSGASPAVVQAFRDAGVHVVCA from the coding sequence GTGGACCGCTACGCGCGATGGAACGCGCTGCTCGAGATGCTGACCGACAGCGGCCGGGTCAGCGTCGAGGAGGCGGCCGAGCGCCTGGACGTCTCCCAGGCCACCATCCGGCGTGACTTCGACCAGCTCGCGCAGCAGCAGATGATCACGCGTACCCGGGGCGGCGCCGTCGCCAACGGTGTCTCCTACGACCTGCCGCTGCGCTACAAGACGGCCAAGCACTCGGCCGAGAAGCAGCGGATCGGGGCGGCCGCCGCCGCGCTCGTCTCGCCGGGCACCGTGGTCGGCCTGAACGGCGGCACCACCAGCACGGAGGTGGCCCGGGCCCTCGCCGTCCGCCCCGACCTGAACACCAGCGCCGAGGGTGCGCAGCTCACCGTCGTCACCAACGCCCTGAACATCGCCAACGAGCTGCTGGTGCGCTCGCGGATGAAGGTGGTGGTGGCCGGCGGCGTGGTCCGGCCCAAGTCGTTCGAGCTGGTGGGCCCGCTGGGCGGGGCGCTGCTGCGCGAGGTGACGCTGGACGTGGCGCTGCTCGGCGTGGACGCGATCGACCCGCAGCTCGGCGCCGCCGCCCACCACGAGGGCGAGGCGGCCATGAACAGCCTCATGGTGGCCCGGGCCAAGCGGGTCGTGGTCATCGCCGACTCGTCCAAGCTGGGCGGACACGCCTTCGCCCGGATCTGCCCGGTGGACCGGATCGAGACGCTGGTGACCGACTCCGGCGCGTCCCCCGCCGTGGTGCAGGCGTTCCGCGACGCGGGCGTGCACGTCGTCTGCGCCTGA
- the nagA gene encoding N-acetylglucosamine-6-phosphate deacetylase, translating to MTLRVTGKVVTPTGVIRQGCVEIAGDRIRAVAEYPTVRDGHWIVPGFVDMHTHGGGGHTFTTGDAESARQAADFHLGHGTTTLLASLVSSPFPLMREATAAYRPLVESGVLAGVHFEGPYLSAARCGAQNPEFLRDPSTEELAELIELGGGAVRMVTLAPERDGAVEAVKLLVGHGVVAAVGHTDATWEQTRAAVAAGASVGTHLFNGMRPVHHREPGPVVALLEAPNVVCELVADGVHLHDGMLGFATSVAGPDRAALITDAMAAAGMPDGEYELGGQAVTVADGVARLSRDGAIAGSTLTMDAALRHAVGAGIPLPDACRMVATTPARAIGLGDRLGALQAGLRADLVVLDDDLNVVRVMRAGAWVE from the coding sequence ATGACCCTGCGCGTGACCGGCAAGGTGGTGACCCCGACCGGCGTGATCCGGCAGGGTTGCGTCGAGATCGCGGGCGACCGGATCCGGGCCGTCGCCGAGTACCCCACGGTGCGTGACGGGCACTGGATCGTGCCGGGCTTCGTGGACATGCACACCCACGGCGGGGGCGGGCACACCTTCACCACCGGTGACGCGGAGTCGGCCCGCCAGGCCGCCGACTTCCACCTCGGTCACGGCACCACCACGCTGCTGGCCAGCCTGGTCAGCTCGCCGTTCCCGCTGATGCGCGAGGCCACCGCCGCGTACCGGCCGCTTGTCGAGTCCGGGGTGCTGGCCGGCGTCCACTTCGAGGGGCCCTACCTGTCGGCGGCCCGCTGCGGCGCGCAGAACCCGGAGTTCCTCCGCGACCCGTCCACCGAGGAGCTGGCCGAGCTGATCGAGCTGGGCGGCGGCGCGGTCCGGATGGTCACGCTGGCCCCCGAGCGGGACGGCGCGGTGGAGGCCGTCAAGCTGCTGGTCGGCCACGGCGTGGTGGCGGCGGTCGGGCACACCGACGCCACCTGGGAGCAGACCCGGGCGGCCGTGGCGGCCGGCGCGAGCGTCGGCACCCACCTGTTCAACGGGATGCGTCCGGTGCACCACCGCGAGCCGGGGCCCGTGGTGGCCCTGCTGGAGGCCCCGAACGTGGTCTGCGAGCTGGTCGCCGACGGCGTGCACCTGCACGACGGCATGCTCGGCTTCGCCACCTCGGTGGCCGGCCCGGACCGGGCCGCCCTCATCACCGACGCGATGGCCGCCGCCGGCATGCCCGACGGCGAGTACGAGCTGGGCGGCCAGGCCGTCACCGTGGCCGACGGGGTGGCGCGGCTCAGCCGGGACGGCGCGATCGCCGGCAGCACGCTGACCATGGACGCCGCCCTGCGGCACGCCGTCGGCGCGGGGATTCCCCTGCCGGACGCTTGCCGGATGGTCGCCACCACGCCGGCCCGGGCCATCGGCCTGGGCGACCGGCTGGGCGCGCTCCAGGCCGGCCTCCGGGCCGACCTGGTCGTCCTCGACGACGACCTCAACGTGGTCCGGGTGATGCGCGCGGGCGCCTGGGTGGAGTGA
- a CDS encoding APC family permease: MAELARRLGVPDAVVIGLGSMLGAGVFVVFAPAAAAAGGAGLLVALALAGFIAFCNATSSARLAARYPESGGTYVYGRERLHPFAGFLAGWGFVIGKTASCAAMALTIGAYLWPGRARLIAVLAVLAVTAVNLRGIGKTAAATRVLVGVVLTVLAVVAVTGAPHVATDRLAGFADTGVRGVLTAAGLLFFAFAGYARIATLGEEVRDPERTVPRAVPLALGVVLAIYLVLAVVAVGVLGEQRLGDSTAPLAEVVTAAGLPGLAWLVRAGATVAVTGVLLSLLAGVGRTTLAMARRRDLPGALAAVHPRYQVPHRAELAVAAVVIVVVSLVDVRGAIGFSSCTVLVYYAIANASALTLGRDPARKLPVQLLAALGLVGCLLLAVNLPVASVLTGFGVLALGAAWYALRHTTRPT, from the coding sequence GTGGCAGAACTGGCGCGCCGGCTGGGCGTACCCGACGCGGTCGTCATCGGGCTCGGGTCGATGCTCGGCGCGGGCGTCTTCGTGGTCTTCGCCCCCGCCGCGGCGGCGGCCGGCGGCGCCGGCCTGCTGGTCGCACTGGCCCTCGCCGGCTTCATCGCCTTCTGCAACGCGACCAGCTCGGCCCGGCTCGCCGCCCGCTACCCGGAGTCCGGCGGCACCTACGTCTACGGCCGGGAGCGACTGCACCCGTTCGCGGGGTTCCTCGCCGGCTGGGGCTTCGTGATCGGCAAGACCGCGAGCTGCGCCGCCATGGCCCTGACCATCGGGGCGTACCTCTGGCCGGGGCGGGCGCGGCTCATCGCGGTCCTCGCGGTGCTGGCCGTGACCGCCGTGAACCTGCGCGGCATCGGGAAGACCGCGGCGGCCACCCGGGTGCTGGTCGGCGTGGTGCTCACGGTGCTCGCCGTGGTGGCGGTGACCGGCGCCCCGCACGTCGCGACCGACCGGCTGGCCGGGTTCGCCGACACCGGTGTCCGGGGCGTGCTCACCGCCGCCGGCCTGCTCTTCTTCGCCTTCGCCGGTTACGCCCGGATCGCCACGCTCGGCGAGGAGGTCCGCGACCCGGAACGCACCGTCCCGCGCGCGGTGCCGCTGGCGCTCGGCGTGGTGCTGGCCATCTACCTGGTGCTGGCCGTGGTCGCGGTCGGCGTGCTGGGCGAGCAGCGGCTCGGCGACTCGACCGCACCGCTGGCCGAGGTGGTGACCGCGGCCGGGCTGCCCGGCCTGGCCTGGCTGGTGCGGGCCGGGGCGACAGTGGCGGTGACCGGGGTGCTGCTCTCCCTGCTGGCCGGGGTCGGCCGGACCACGCTGGCGATGGCCCGCCGCCGGGACCTGCCGGGCGCGCTGGCCGCCGTGCACCCGCGCTACCAGGTGCCGCACCGCGCCGAGCTGGCCGTGGCCGCCGTGGTGATCGTCGTGGTGTCCCTGGTCGACGTCCGCGGTGCGATCGGCTTCTCCAGCTGCACGGTGCTGGTCTACTACGCGATCGCCAACGCCTCGGCGCTCACCCTCGGCCGGGATCCGGCCCGGAAGCTGCCGGTGCAGCTGCTCGCCGCGCTGGGGCTGGTCGGCTGCCTGCTGCTCGCGGTCAACCTGCCGGTCGCCAGCGTGCTCACCGGCTTCGGCGTGCTCGCCCTCGGCGCCGCCTGGTACGCCCTCCGCCACACCACCCGGCCAACATGA
- a CDS encoding potassium channel protein yields MAEPLRDRARRATGWRLKMNGDVRPHYVVCGSDPLAYWVVRSLLATDPPAGRVRVTLVVPERRRSEGPDGRDLPGVQVVRADRLDEAAFRRAGLAGADGLALLHQDDVGNMHAALCAQEVEPRLRLVVRMFNTSLANGVRQLFPDSAVLSDASISAPAFVAAALGELAPTHFRHAGRTLYVARRADVRPQDVVSGLAVTTDPELVRVLPADESSADVVLAEATGRPPGTELAARRLVRARRRRQPVAVLLRALRSFATRKIGVAVLVLLAVIAVLGWLNARAADVTWSEALYLTLVTTLSGQDPDVNKPLAAQVMQVVLNLAGLALIPLITAAVVDGIVNARLALHAGRIQPDRSGHVVVVGLGNIGTRVMAQLHDFGVEVVAIDKNPEARGAPLAHRLGVPLIIGDAGQEETLRAASVDTSQALVVVSTDDGVNLRAALNARSLDPDLRVVLRLFDGDFAERIQQAFGIGISRSVSYLAAPAFAAAMLDRAVIATIPVDRHALLVTEVPVVAGSPLDGRPLAAVARPGEVRLLAYTRAGQKTEWSADPRMVIHAGDRLTVVARRAGLTALLRETTPVPPPAPAGAPAPRQPDE; encoded by the coding sequence ATGGCCGAGCCCCTCCGCGACCGCGCGCGCCGGGCGACCGGATGGCGGCTGAAGATGAACGGCGACGTCCGTCCGCACTACGTGGTCTGCGGCTCGGACCCGTTGGCCTACTGGGTGGTCCGCTCGCTGCTCGCCACCGACCCGCCCGCCGGCCGGGTGCGGGTCACCCTCGTGGTGCCGGAGCGCCGACGCTCCGAGGGGCCCGACGGTCGGGATCTCCCGGGCGTCCAGGTCGTCCGGGCGGACCGGCTCGACGAGGCCGCCTTCCGCCGGGCCGGGCTGGCCGGGGCGGACGGGCTGGCCCTGCTGCACCAGGACGACGTGGGCAACATGCACGCGGCGCTGTGCGCCCAGGAGGTCGAGCCCCGGCTGCGCTTGGTGGTCCGGATGTTCAACACCAGCCTGGCCAACGGCGTGCGGCAGCTCTTCCCCGACTCGGCGGTGCTCTCCGACGCCTCGATCTCCGCCCCGGCGTTCGTGGCCGCCGCCCTCGGCGAGCTGGCCCCCACCCATTTCCGGCACGCCGGCCGCACCCTCTACGTGGCCCGCCGCGCCGACGTACGCCCGCAGGACGTGGTCAGCGGGCTGGCCGTCACCACCGACCCGGAGCTGGTCCGGGTGCTGCCCGCCGACGAGTCATCGGCCGACGTGGTGCTGGCCGAGGCGACCGGGCGGCCGCCCGGCACCGAGCTGGCCGCCCGCCGGCTGGTCCGCGCCCGCCGTCGCCGGCAGCCGGTGGCGGTGCTGCTCCGCGCGCTCCGCAGCTTCGCCACCCGCAAGATCGGCGTGGCGGTGCTGGTGCTGCTCGCGGTGATCGCCGTGCTCGGCTGGCTCAACGCCCGGGCGGCGGACGTGACCTGGTCCGAGGCGCTCTACCTCACCCTCGTCACCACCCTCAGCGGGCAGGACCCGGACGTCAACAAGCCGCTCGCCGCCCAGGTCATGCAGGTGGTGCTCAACCTGGCCGGGCTGGCGCTCATCCCGCTCATCACGGCCGCCGTCGTCGACGGCATCGTGAACGCCCGGCTCGCCCTGCACGCCGGCCGGATCCAGCCCGACCGGTCCGGGCACGTGGTGGTGGTCGGGCTGGGCAACATCGGCACCCGGGTCATGGCGCAACTGCACGACTTCGGGGTCGAGGTGGTGGCCATCGACAAGAACCCGGAGGCGCGCGGCGCCCCGCTGGCGCACCGGCTCGGCGTGCCGCTGATCATCGGGGACGCCGGGCAGGAGGAGACGCTGCGGGCCGCCTCCGTCGACACCAGCCAGGCGCTCGTGGTGGTCTCCACCGACGACGGGGTCAACCTCCGCGCCGCGCTCAACGCCCGGTCCCTCGACCCCGACCTGCGGGTGGTGCTGCGCCTCTTCGACGGCGACTTCGCCGAGCGGATCCAGCAGGCGTTCGGCATCGGGATCTCGCGCAGCGTGTCGTACCTGGCCGCACCGGCGTTCGCGGCGGCCATGCTGGACCGCGCGGTGATCGCCACCATCCCGGTCGACCGGCACGCGCTGCTGGTCACCGAGGTGCCGGTGGTGGCCGGCTCACCGCTCGACGGCCGGCCGCTCGCCGCTGTGGCCCGTCCCGGCGAGGTGCGCCTGCTGGCCTACACCCGGGCCGGGCAGAAGACGGAGTGGTCCGCCGACCCGCGGATGGTGATCCACGCGGGGGACCGGCTGACAGTGGTGGCCCGCCGCGCCGGGTTGACGGCCCTGCTCCGCGAGACCACGCCCGTGCCGCCGCCCGCCCCGGCCGGCGCCCCGGCCCCCCGCCAACCGGACGAATGA
- a CDS encoding phosphatase PAP2 family protein, which produces MPRLRPVRPAGWWFDGLLLAALVALTVALAEGHLFGLDRAVADWSAAHRPTAARWAAMVLNLLGQGTPLTLLAAGLGVLLAVRLRSIRPVLPPVTAFALTYLTIGPLKVWTARPAPSASVKEPFLAPEQTLPLFQHDLPVRFAQSYPSGHVANAIVWYGVLALLLAPLLRTFGRTVPPRLVTVVRVVPPLVVLCTTIYLGWHWLTDSVAGLLLGLLLDRLLHRAPWDDLPLPGPLRHRDRPFTSMT; this is translated from the coding sequence ATGCCGCGCCTCCGGCCCGTCCGGCCGGCCGGCTGGTGGTTCGACGGGCTGCTGCTCGCCGCCCTCGTGGCGCTCACCGTGGCGCTGGCCGAGGGGCACCTCTTCGGGCTCGACCGGGCCGTCGCCGACTGGTCCGCCGCGCACCGGCCGACCGCCGCCCGGTGGGCCGCCATGGTGCTGAACCTGCTCGGCCAGGGCACACCGCTGACCCTGCTCGCGGCGGGGCTCGGCGTGCTGCTGGCGGTGCGACTCCGCTCGATCCGCCCGGTGCTGCCGCCGGTCACCGCGTTCGCGCTCACCTACCTGACCATCGGGCCGTTGAAGGTGTGGACCGCACGGCCCGCGCCGAGCGCCAGCGTGAAGGAGCCGTTCCTGGCGCCCGAGCAGACCCTGCCGCTGTTCCAGCACGACCTGCCGGTGCGCTTCGCCCAGTCGTACCCGTCTGGGCACGTGGCCAACGCGATCGTCTGGTACGGCGTGCTCGCCCTGCTGCTGGCCCCCCTGCTGCGCACCTTCGGCCGGACCGTCCCGCCCCGGCTGGTCACCGTGGTCCGGGTGGTGCCGCCGCTCGTCGTCCTCTGCACCACCATCTACCTGGGCTGGCACTGGCTCACCGACTCGGTCGCCGGGCTGCTGCTCGGCCTGCTGCTGGACCGCCTGCTGCACCGGGCGCCCTGGGACGACCTTCCGTTGCCCGGCCCGCTGCGCCACCGGGACCGGCCGTTCACCTCCATGACCTAG